One genomic window of Magnolia sinica isolate HGM2019 chromosome 3, MsV1, whole genome shotgun sequence includes the following:
- the LOC131239558 gene encoding uncharacterized protein LOC131239558 isoform X1, which yields MASRRSILFFSFFLLLSQSFVAPILARSNGGEEEEFWEELLLRPLPDRKVLAHFHLESTSPPTNTYGPHHRIFPKAVYQLVHKFRVREMELSFTQGRWNYERWGGFDPMPSSNAKPPGVELWAIFDVPLDQVDATWKNLTHALSGLFCASINFLESSTAYSAPDWGFQSHSGNLRYGALPREAVCTENLTPWLKLLPCRDKAGLAAIMDRSSIYRGYYHSQRLRLISTEFGLEEGVGGGIVLEQTLTVVLQPSVRRTVTAYSSERSLQPSWSLSSLFGRKVTGPCVIAKSSSVFLELERGLVMELEKMGMENGRFEADPSFELPAIPDKLIREVENLHGQSSSIIYEFSVDNYSSHKPLDMGITWKLPVMWSCLQAPFHVSRFLMGSGNERGSIALSLKPTQLHGGLLDGEIASPMSNGDGCTVRAVIFQVVPWYVKVYYHTLQMFIDGQPQAVSDVVEKMHVSPSEDKVSPGVMEMVLRIPCDMQSAALTIDFDKGFLHIDEYPPDANQGFDIPSAVISFPDFQSTKHFLEENSSKSLMLLKFQENNLVRSYTEVLLVPLTTPDFSMPYNVITFTCTVLALYFGSLLNVLRRRVGEEERFFKSKAAMRPGLIPQLLSKLSAKLRGRPQEPPLLSPSSSSIFSPKLLFKVILVAAVAVGWHYYSNE from the exons ATGGCGTCTCGTCGATCGAttctcttcttctcattcttcCTTCTCCTATCTCAGAGTTTCGTCGCTCCGATTCTTGCCAGATCGAAcggaggagaagaagaggagtTCTGGGAGGAGTTGCTTTTGAGGCCTTTGCCAGATCGGAAGGTCTTAGCTCACTTCCATCTCGAGAGCACATCTCCCCCCACCAAcacctatgggccccaccaccggATCTTCCCCAAGGCCGTTTATCAGTTG GTCCATAAATTTCGAGTTCGGGAAATGGAGTTGTCATTCACACAAGGTCGTTGGAACTATGAGCGCTGGGGTGGGTTTGACCCCATGCCAAGCAGCAACGCCAAGCCCCCTGGCGTTGAGCTTTGGGCCATCTTTGACGTCCCACTTGATCAGGTAGATGCAACCTGGAAGAATCTGACTCATGCTCTTTCGGGTCTTTTCTGCGCTTCTATCAATTTCCTAGAGTCTTCTACTGCTTATTCTGCTCCAGATTGGGGTTTCCAATCACATTCGGGCAATTTGAGATATGGTGCATTGCCCCGAGAAGCCGTCTGCACTGAGAATCTCACTCCATGGTTGAAGCTGCTTCCTTGTAGAGACAAAGCTGGGCTTGCTGCGATAATGGACAGGTCATCTATCTACAGAGGATACTATCATTCACAACGATTGCGATTGATTTCGACCGAATTTGGTCTGGAAGAGGGAGTGGGTGGAGGCATTGTACTTGAACAGACGCTGACTGTTGTGCTCCAACCCAGTGTCCGAAGAACCGTGACAGCTTATTCTAGTGAGAGATCTTTGCAGCCAAGTTGGTCCCTTAGTTCATTGTTTGGAAGGAAGGTGACTGGACCGTGTGTTATTGCAAAGTCTAGCAGTGTATTTCTTGAACTAGAGAGGGGCTTAGTCATGGAACTAGAGAAGATGGGAATGGAGAATGGAAGATTTGAAGCCGATCCAAGCTTTGAATTACCTGCTATTCCGGACAAGCTGATTAGAGAAGTGGAGAACTTGCATGGTCAAAGCTCTTCTATTATTTATGAGTTCTCTGTTGACAATTACAGCAGTCATAAGCCTCTTGATATGGGTATTACATGGAagcttcctgtaatgtggtcatgcCTTCAAGCACCATTCCATGTGAGCAGGTTTTTAATGGGAAGTGGGAATGAAAGGGGTTCGATAGCTCTTTCTCTGAAGCCTACACAGTTACATGGTGGGTTATTGGATGGTGAGATTGCATCTCCAATGTCAAATGGGGATGGGTGTACAGTACGAGCTGTCATTTTCCAGGTTGTGCCCTGGTATGTTAAAGTTTATTACCACACTCTACAAATGTTTATAGATGGACAGCCCCAGGCAGTCTCAGATGTGGTTGAAAAGATGCATGTCTCACCCTCAGAAGATAAAGTTTCGCCTGGAGTGATGGAAATGGTACTTAGAATCCCTTGTGACATGCAGTCAGCTGCACTAACTATAGATTTTGATAAG GGTTTTCTACACATTGATGAATATCCACCAGATGCTAATCAGGGATTTGACATTCCTTCTGCTGTAATCAGCTTTCCTGACTTCCAATCAACCAAACATTTTCTTGAGGAGAACTCTAGCAAGTCACTGATGTTATTAAAATTTCAG GAAAACAATCTTGTGCGTTCCTACACAGAAGTACTGCTTGTGCCTTTGACCACACCTGATTTTAGCATGCCTTACAATGTCATCACATTCACGTGCACTGTTTTGGCCTTATATTTTGGGTCTCTGCTCAATGTTTTACGGAGGCGAGTTGGTGAGGAGGAAAGATTCTTTAAAAGCAAAG
- the LOC131239558 gene encoding uncharacterized protein LOC131239558 isoform X2, with the protein MASRRSILFFSFFLLLSQSFVAPILARSNGGEEEEFWEELLLRPLPDRKVLAHFHLESTSPPTNTYGPHHRIFPKAVYQLVHKFRVREMELSFTQGRWNYERWGGFDPMPSSNAKPPGVELWAIFDVPLDQVDATWKNLTHALSGLFCASINFLESSTAYSAPDWGFQSHSGNLRYGALPREAVCTENLTPWLKLLPCRDKAGLAAIMDRSSIYRGYYHSQRLRLISTEFGLEEGVGGGIVLEQTLTVVLQPSVRRTVTAYSSERSLQPSWSLSSLFGRKVTGPCVIAKSSSVFLELERGLVMELEKMGMENGRFEADPSFELPAIPDKLIREVENLHGQSSSIIYEFSVDNYSSHKPLDMGITWKLPVMWSCLQAPFHVSRFLMGSGNERGSIALSLKPTQLHGGLLDGEIASPMSNGDGCTVRAVIFQVVPWYVKVYYHTLQMFIDGQPQAVSDVVEKMHVSPSEDKVSPGVMEMVLRIPCDMQSAALTIDFDKVWLCVMAVDGQSSTYLWAKQTSLFQYGPLVCSGHFPKSTSRRVFYTLMNIHQMLIRDLTFLLL; encoded by the exons ATGGCGTCTCGTCGATCGAttctcttcttctcattcttcCTTCTCCTATCTCAGAGTTTCGTCGCTCCGATTCTTGCCAGATCGAAcggaggagaagaagaggagtTCTGGGAGGAGTTGCTTTTGAGGCCTTTGCCAGATCGGAAGGTCTTAGCTCACTTCCATCTCGAGAGCACATCTCCCCCCACCAAcacctatgggccccaccaccggATCTTCCCCAAGGCCGTTTATCAGTTG GTCCATAAATTTCGAGTTCGGGAAATGGAGTTGTCATTCACACAAGGTCGTTGGAACTATGAGCGCTGGGGTGGGTTTGACCCCATGCCAAGCAGCAACGCCAAGCCCCCTGGCGTTGAGCTTTGGGCCATCTTTGACGTCCCACTTGATCAGGTAGATGCAACCTGGAAGAATCTGACTCATGCTCTTTCGGGTCTTTTCTGCGCTTCTATCAATTTCCTAGAGTCTTCTACTGCTTATTCTGCTCCAGATTGGGGTTTCCAATCACATTCGGGCAATTTGAGATATGGTGCATTGCCCCGAGAAGCCGTCTGCACTGAGAATCTCACTCCATGGTTGAAGCTGCTTCCTTGTAGAGACAAAGCTGGGCTTGCTGCGATAATGGACAGGTCATCTATCTACAGAGGATACTATCATTCACAACGATTGCGATTGATTTCGACCGAATTTGGTCTGGAAGAGGGAGTGGGTGGAGGCATTGTACTTGAACAGACGCTGACTGTTGTGCTCCAACCCAGTGTCCGAAGAACCGTGACAGCTTATTCTAGTGAGAGATCTTTGCAGCCAAGTTGGTCCCTTAGTTCATTGTTTGGAAGGAAGGTGACTGGACCGTGTGTTATTGCAAAGTCTAGCAGTGTATTTCTTGAACTAGAGAGGGGCTTAGTCATGGAACTAGAGAAGATGGGAATGGAGAATGGAAGATTTGAAGCCGATCCAAGCTTTGAATTACCTGCTATTCCGGACAAGCTGATTAGAGAAGTGGAGAACTTGCATGGTCAAAGCTCTTCTATTATTTATGAGTTCTCTGTTGACAATTACAGCAGTCATAAGCCTCTTGATATGGGTATTACATGGAagcttcctgtaatgtggtcatgcCTTCAAGCACCATTCCATGTGAGCAGGTTTTTAATGGGAAGTGGGAATGAAAGGGGTTCGATAGCTCTTTCTCTGAAGCCTACACAGTTACATGGTGGGTTATTGGATGGTGAGATTGCATCTCCAATGTCAAATGGGGATGGGTGTACAGTACGAGCTGTCATTTTCCAGGTTGTGCCCTGGTATGTTAAAGTTTATTACCACACTCTACAAATGTTTATAGATGGACAGCCCCAGGCAGTCTCAGATGTGGTTGAAAAGATGCATGTCTCACCCTCAGAAGATAAAGTTTCGCCTGGAGTGATGGAAATGGTACTTAGAATCCCTTGTGACATGCAGTCAGCTGCACTAACTATAGATTTTGATAAG GTTTGGTTGTGTGTGATGGCTGTGGATGGGCAGAGTTCCACATACCTGTGGGCTAAGCAGACCTCCCTCTTCCAATATGGTCCACTAGTTTGTTCAGGTCATTTCCCAAAGTCTACCAGTCGAAG GGTTTTCTACACATTGATGAATATCCACCAGATGCTAATCAGGGATTTGACATTCCTTCTGCTGTAA